From a region of the Cucumis sativus cultivar 9930 chromosome 6, Cucumber_9930_V3, whole genome shotgun sequence genome:
- the LOC101219469 gene encoding alpha-soluble NSF attachment protein 2, whose translation MADQLAKAQDFENKAEKKLNGWGLFSSKYEDAADLFDKAANCYKLAKAWDKAGSVYTKLASCYLKVESKHEAAQASVDAANAYKKTSIKEAISSMEVAVNLFCDIGRLSMAARYLKEIAELYESEQNIEISMSYYEKAADFFQNEEVTTSANQCKQKVAQFAAQLEEYDKAIKIYEEIARHSLKNNLLKYGVKGHLLNAGLCQLCKGDIVAITKALEEYQELDPTFSGTREYRLLADIASSIDEEDVAKFTDVVKEFDSMTPLDPWKTTLLLRVKEKLKAKELEEDDLT comes from the exons ATGGCCGATCAACTTGCCAAGGCACAGGATTTCGAGAACAAAGCGGAGAAGAAGCTTAATGGCTGGGGATTGTTCAGTTCCAAGTACGAAGATGCCGCTGATCTCTTCGACAAAGCTGCTAATTGCTACAAGCTTGCTAAAGCAT GGGATAAAGCTGGGTCAGTATACACAAAGTTGGCGAGTTGCTATTTGAAG GTGGAAAGTAAGCATGAAGCTGCTCAAGCATCAGTTGATGCTGCCAATGCCTATAAGAAGACGTCTATTAAGG AGGCCATTTCAAGCATGGAGGTGGCAGTAAATCTATTTTGTGATATTGGAAGGCTCAGTATGGCTGCAAGATATTTGAAG GAAATTGCTGAACTATATGAGTCTGAGCAGAACATTGAAATTTCTATGAGTTACTATGAGAAAGCTGCTGACTTTTTCCAAAATGAGGAAGTAACAACATCTGCGAACCAGTGCAAGCAGAAAGTGGCACAGTTTGCTGCTCAATTAGAAGA GTACGATAAggcaattaaaatatatgaagagATTGCTCGGCATTCACTGAAAAATAACTTGCTAAAATATGGAGTCAAAGGACATCTTCTTAATGCTGGCTTATGTCAACTCTGCAAAGGTGATATTGTAGCCATCACCAAAGCATTGGAGGAATATCAG GAGTTAGATCCAACTTTTTCTGGCACACGTGAATATAGACTTTTAGCT GATATTGCTAGTTCAATCGATGAAGAAGACGTTGCAAAGTTTACTGACGTGGTTAAGGAGTTTGATAGCATGACCCCTCTG GACCCGTGGAAGACAACTTTGCTGTTAAGAGTGAAGGAAAAGCTTAAAGCCAAGGAGTTGGAGGAGGATGACCTTACCTAA
- the LOC101219949 gene encoding wound-induced protein 1, whose translation MRLLTGASSNGQSFQFVPQSITSFGSTVLVEGCDPSRSISWIHAWTVTDGIITQLREYFNTSLTVTRVGDPSEYPSTSSSSASSEISSAASLHHCPSVWESSVSNQVGKSVPGLVLAI comes from the coding sequence ATGCGCCTTCTTACTGGAGCTTCATCCAACGGTCAATCTTTTCAATTCGTTCCTCAATCAATCACATCCTTCGGCTCTACCGTCCTCGTGGAAGGTTGCGATCCGAGCCGTTCAATCTCCTGGATCCACGCCTGGACTGTGACGGATGGGATAATTACACAGCTTCGTGAATATTTCAATACCTCTCTTACTGTGACTCGTGTTGGAGATCCGAGTGAATATCCGTCTACATCGTCCTCCTCCGCGTCGTCGGAGATATCATCTGCTGCGTCGTTGCATCATTGCCCTTCTGTTTGGGAGAGCAGCGTTTCAAATCAGGTAGGAAAATCGGTGCCTGGACTGGTGTTGgccatttaa
- the LOC101219709 gene encoding uncharacterized protein LOC101219709, giving the protein MGSTNDRNGNGEIEISNSKEGEAQNAFFSTSQKTLLHDEVTQRRSPVSITVVAPIKKRFFNFGSASARFQQIAKEKDDISRSVHSSSGHHIRERISEVFSKKIEWDSLLNMSKTWIRDPMNIALFIWIIGVAVSGAILFLVMTGMLNGPLPKKSERDVWFEVNNQILNALFTLMCLYQHPKRIYHLILLSRWKPEDVSRLRKLYCKDGTYKPHEWAHMLVVIILLNVNCFAQYALCGLNLGYRRSQRPAIGVGICISVAIAAPAVAGVYSIISPLGKDYDSDIDEEAQLPSQTVIGDQRQRLRSKSLERKYSLATRDEHKIIETNPQWSGGILDFWDDISLAYLSLFCSFCVFGWNMERLGFGNMYVHIATFILFCMAPFWIFLLAAVNIDNETVRTLMAVTGIVLCVFGLLYGGFWRIQMRKRYNLPAYNFCFGKSAVADCTLWLFCCWCTLAQEVRTGNSYDIKQEKFCRKHTETDESNCVYIEDNKSGLGSPLANISSPSKIIAGGSPIPNSRGCFSPERPLASVKEELPEGAGNTMMPPSPSLIHRETT; this is encoded by the coding sequence ATGGGCTCAACCAACGATAGAAATGGCAATGGTGAAATAGAAATATCTAACAGCAAAGAAGGAGAAGCTCAAAATGCTTTCTTCTCTACATCTCAAAAAACATTATTGCATGATGAAGTCACACAAAGAAGATCCCCTGTTTCCATTACTGTGGTGGCTCCTATTAAGAAAAGATTCTTCAACTTTGGTTCAGCATCTGCTAGATTCCAGCAGATTGCCAAGGAGAAAGACGACATTTCACGATCTGTGCATTCGTCAAGTGGTCATCATATTCGAGAGCGCATAAGTGAAGtattttctaagaaaattGAATGGGATTCGCTCTTGAATATGAGCAAAACATGGATCAGAGACCCAATGAACATAGCTCTTTTCATTTGGATCATTGGTGTTGCTGTGTCAGGTGCAATCCTGTTCCTTGTCATGACTGGGATGTTAAATGGTCCATTGCCGAAAAAATCCGAAAGAGATGTTTGGTTTGAAGTAAACAATCAAATTCTGAATGCATTGTTTACCCTTATGTGTCTGTACCAACATCCAAAGAGAATCTACCATCTCATACTTTTATCTAGATGGAAACCTGAAGATGTTTCCAGACTTAGAAAGCTTTACTGCAAGGATGGGACTTATAAGCCTCATGAATGGGCGCACATGTTGGTGGTTATAATTCTCCTAAATGTGAACTGTTTTGCACAGTATGCACTTTGTGGCCTAAATCTTGGTTATAGGAGGTCTCAGCGGCCAGCCATAGGAGTAGGAATATGCATATCTGTTGCAATTGCTGCACCGGCCGTGGCTGGTGTCTATTCTATAATTAGCCCCTTGGGGAAGGATTATGATTCTGATATTGACGAGGAAGCACAGCTTCCAAGCCAGACAGTTATTGGTGATCAACGGCAACGGCTTAGGTCAAAATCACTAGAGAGAAAGTATTCACTTGCTACAAGAGATGAGCACAAAATTATCGAGACCAATCCACAATGGAGTGGTGGGATACTTGACTTTTGGGATGATATATCTCTAGCCTACCTTTCCCTTTTCTGTAGTTTTTGTGTATTTGGATGGAATATGGAGAGACTGGGTTTTGGAAATATGTATGTTCATATTGCAACATTCATCCTATTTTGTATGGCTCCTTTCTGGATTTTTCTCTTAGCTGCTGTAAACATTGATAACGAAACTGTTAGGACACTTATGGCTGTCACTGGGATTGTTCTTTGTGTATTCGGTTTACTTTATGGCGGTTTTTGGCGGATACAGATGAGAAAGAGATACAATTTGCCAGCATATAACTTTTGTTTTGGCAAGTCTGCTGTGGCTGACTGCACTCTATGGCTTTTCTGTTGTTGGTGTACTCTGGCACAGGAGGTACGGACTGGGAATTCATATGATATAAAGCAAGAAAAGTTTTGTAGGAAGCACACAGAAACAGACGAGAGTAACTGTGTCTATATTGAAGATAATAAATCCGGTTTGGGTTCTCCTCTGGCAAACATCTCCAGTCCATCTAAGATTATCGCTGGAGGTTCTCCTATTCCTAACTCAAGGGGTTGCTTTAGTCCAGAAAGGCCTCTTGCTTCAGTGAAAGAGGAACTTCCAGAAGGTGCAGGTAATACTATGATgcctccttctccttctttgaTTCATAGAGAAACGACATGA